The Mycolicibacterium lutetiense genome window below encodes:
- a CDS encoding Rrf2 family transcriptional regulator, protein MRMSAKAEYAVRAMVQLATVDDGVLVKTDDLAKAQGIPAQFLVDILTALRNDRLVRSHRGRDGGYELARPAGEISIADVLRCIDGPLASVRDIGLGDLPYSGPTAALTDVWRALRASMRSVLEETSLADVAAGALPDHVDTLADAYRNQEHERGHR, encoded by the coding sequence ATGCGGATGTCGGCGAAGGCGGAGTATGCCGTCCGAGCCATGGTCCAGCTCGCGACGGTCGACGACGGTGTGCTGGTCAAGACCGACGACCTGGCGAAGGCACAGGGCATCCCGGCGCAGTTCCTCGTCGATATCCTCACCGCCCTGCGAAACGACCGCCTGGTCCGCAGCCACCGGGGCCGTGACGGCGGCTACGAACTGGCGCGGCCGGCCGGTGAAATCAGCATCGCCGACGTGCTGCGTTGCATCGACGGACCGCTGGCCAGTGTGCGCGACATCGGCCTGGGGGATCTGCCGTACTCAGGGCCGACAGCGGCGCTGACCGATGTCTGGCGTGCGCTGCGGGCCAGCATGCGCTCGGTCCTGGAGGAGACCAGCCTGGCCGACGTAGCGGCCGGTGCGCTGCCCGACCACGTCGACACGCTGGCGGACGCCTACCGCAATCAGGAACACGAGCGCGGCCACCGCTAG
- the cysN gene encoding sulfate adenylyltransferase subunit CysN, with translation MSTLLRIATAGSVDDGKSTLIGRLLFDSKAVMEDQLAAVERTSKERGHDYTDLALVTDGLRAEREQGITIDVAYRYFATAKRKFIIADTPGHIQYTRNMVTGASTAQLVIVLVDARHGLLEQSRRHAFLASLLGIQHIVLAVNKMDLIDWDQERFEAIRDEFHAFAARLDVHDVTTIPLSALNGDNVVTKSDVTPWYEGPSLLSHLEDVYIAGDRNLVDVRFPVQYVIRPQTHEHADHRSYAGTVASGVLRPGDDVIVLPAGKPTRITQIDGPSGVVQEAFPPMAVSISLSDDIDISRGDMIARPNNQPRVTQDFDATVCWMADESSLEPGREYLIKHTTRTTRAKVTGLDYRLDVNTLHRDKTASALKLNELGRVSLRTQAPLLLDEYSRNAATGSFILIDPNTNGTVGAGMVLRDSRNEASSPNTVRHESLVSAEDRLSRGRTVWFTGLSGSGKSSVAVLVEQKLLEMGIPAYILDGDNLRHGLNADLGFSMDDRAENQRRLAHIAAILADSGQIVLVPAISPLEEHRALARKVTTEAGLDFFEVFCDTPLEDCERRDPKGLYAKARAGEITHFTGIDSPYQRPKNPDLRLTPEHNSAELADLVIELLELPS, from the coding sequence ATGAGCACGTTGTTGAGAATCGCCACCGCGGGATCCGTCGACGACGGCAAGTCCACCCTGATCGGTCGGCTGCTGTTCGACTCCAAGGCTGTCATGGAGGATCAGCTGGCCGCCGTCGAGCGCACCTCCAAGGAACGCGGCCACGACTACACCGATCTGGCACTGGTCACCGACGGCCTGCGCGCCGAGCGGGAACAGGGCATCACGATCGATGTCGCCTACCGCTACTTCGCTACGGCCAAGCGTAAATTCATCATCGCCGACACCCCGGGGCACATCCAGTACACCCGCAACATGGTGACCGGAGCCTCTACCGCACAGCTCGTCATCGTGCTGGTCGACGCGCGCCACGGACTGCTCGAGCAGTCGCGCCGCCACGCGTTCCTGGCATCGTTGCTGGGCATTCAGCACATCGTGCTGGCCGTGAACAAGATGGACCTGATCGACTGGGATCAGGAACGTTTCGAGGCGATCCGCGACGAGTTCCATGCCTTCGCCGCCCGGTTGGATGTGCACGACGTGACGACCATCCCGTTGTCGGCGCTCAACGGTGACAACGTGGTGACCAAATCCGATGTGACGCCCTGGTATGAGGGGCCGTCGCTGCTGAGCCACCTCGAAGACGTCTACATCGCCGGTGACCGCAACCTCGTCGACGTGCGTTTCCCGGTGCAGTACGTCATCCGGCCGCAGACGCACGAGCACGCCGACCACCGCAGCTACGCCGGCACGGTGGCCAGCGGGGTGCTGCGCCCCGGTGACGACGTGATCGTGCTGCCGGCCGGTAAGCCCACGCGCATCACCCAGATCGACGGGCCGAGCGGCGTCGTCCAGGAGGCATTCCCGCCGATGGCGGTGTCGATCAGCCTGTCCGACGACATCGACATCTCGCGCGGCGACATGATCGCCCGGCCCAACAACCAGCCCCGCGTCACCCAGGATTTCGACGCCACGGTGTGCTGGATGGCCGATGAGTCCTCGCTGGAGCCCGGCCGCGAGTACCTGATCAAGCACACGACGCGCACCACCAGGGCGAAGGTCACTGGCCTGGACTACCGTCTCGACGTCAACACCCTGCACCGGGACAAGACCGCGAGCGCGCTCAAACTCAATGAGCTGGGCCGGGTTTCGCTGCGCACCCAGGCCCCGCTGTTGCTCGACGAGTACAGCCGTAACGCGGCCACCGGATCGTTCATCCTGATCGACCCGAACACCAACGGCACCGTCGGCGCCGGCATGGTGTTGCGCGACAGCCGCAATGAAGCGTCGAGCCCCAACACGGTGCGCCACGAGTCACTGGTCAGCGCGGAGGACCGGCTCAGCCGCGGCCGCACGGTGTGGTTCACCGGGTTGTCCGGTTCGGGCAAGTCCTCGGTGGCGGTGCTGGTCGAGCAGAAGCTGCTCGAAATGGGTATCCCCGCCTACATTCTGGACGGCGACAACCTGCGGCATGGCCTCAATGCCGACCTCGGCTTCTCGATGGACGACCGGGCGGAGAATCAGCGCAGGCTCGCCCACATCGCCGCGATTCTGGCCGATTCCGGCCAGATCGTGCTGGTGCCGGCGATCAGCCCGCTGGAGGAACATCGCGCGCTGGCGAGGAAGGTGACCACCGAAGCCGGGCTCGACTTCTTCGAGGTCTTCTGCGATACCCCGCTGGAAGACTGCGAACGCCGTGACCCCAAGGGGTTGTACGCCAAGGCTCGTGCCGGTGAGATCACCCACTTCACCGGTATCGACAGTCCGTACCAGCGGCCGAAGAACCCGGATCTGCGGCTCACGCCGGAGCACAACTCTGCCGAGTTGGCCGACCTGGTGATCGAGCTGCTGGAGTTGCCGTCGTGA
- a CDS encoding 3'(2'),5'-bisphosphate nucleotidase CysQ — translation MNDHELAARLATRAGDLLLDVRADFADATAAERKAAGDKQSHDFLMAELAALRPGDSVLSEEATADQRADPARLSADRVWIVDPLDGTREFSELGRDDWAVHVALWSAGELVAGAVALPAQNTTLSTPETAAPRPFDGPPRIVVSRTRPPAVALAVRDALGGTLVEMGSAGAKVAAVIRGIADVYVHAGGQYEWDSAAPVAVARAAGLHTSRIDGSRLVYNCADPTLPDLIVCRPELAERVLAVTAG, via the coding sequence GTGAACGATCACGAGCTGGCTGCCCGGCTGGCCACCAGGGCCGGGGATCTGCTGCTCGACGTCCGGGCCGACTTCGCCGACGCCACGGCTGCCGAGCGAAAGGCCGCCGGGGACAAGCAGTCCCACGACTTCCTGATGGCCGAGCTGGCTGCACTACGTCCCGGTGACTCGGTGCTGTCCGAGGAGGCCACAGCCGATCAGCGGGCCGATCCGGCCCGGCTGAGCGCAGACCGCGTCTGGATCGTCGATCCGCTGGACGGGACCCGGGAGTTCTCCGAACTCGGCCGCGACGACTGGGCCGTGCACGTGGCGCTGTGGAGTGCGGGCGAACTCGTGGCCGGGGCGGTCGCGTTGCCCGCGCAGAACACCACGCTGTCCACTCCCGAGACGGCCGCGCCGCGTCCCTTCGACGGCCCGCCGCGGATCGTGGTGTCGCGCACCCGTCCGCCCGCGGTGGCACTGGCAGTCAGGGACGCACTCGGCGGAACACTGGTCGAAATGGGTTCGGCCGGAGCCAAAGTCGCCGCGGTGATCCGCGGGATCGCCGATGTGTACGTGCATGCCGGCGGTCAGTACGAGTGGGATTCGGCGGCGCCCGTCGCAGTGGCCCGCGCGGCCGGCCTGCACACCTCGCGCATCGACGGCTCGCGGTTGGTCTACAACTGCGCCGATCCCACGCTGCCCGACCTGATCGTATGCCGACCCGAGCTGGCCGAACGCGTACTGGCCGTCACGGCGGGGTAG
- the cysD gene encoding sulfate adenylyltransferase subunit CysD has product MTTAQKTDTQGSAGRSGNYELSHLRSLEAEAIHIIREVAAELEKPVLLFSGGKDSIVMLHLAVKAFAPGRLPFPVMHVDTGHNFDEVYQARDELVEHYGARLVVAKVQDDIDAGRVVETIPSRNPIQTVTLLRGIRENKFDAAFGGARRDEEKARAKERVFSFRDEFGQWDPKAQRPELWNLYNGRHNKGEHIRAFPISNWTEFDIWSYIGAEKLTLPSIYYAHQRKVFERDGMLLAVHKYLQPRKDEPVIEKTVRFRTVGDVTCTGCVESTAATVSEVIAETAISRLTERGATRADDRISEAGMEDRKREGYF; this is encoded by the coding sequence GTGACCACCGCGCAGAAAACCGATACCCAAGGCAGCGCCGGCCGCTCAGGTAATTACGAGCTGAGCCACCTCCGGTCGCTGGAGGCCGAGGCCATCCACATCATCCGCGAGGTCGCCGCCGAGTTGGAGAAGCCGGTGCTGCTGTTCTCCGGTGGTAAGGACTCGATCGTCATGCTGCACCTGGCGGTGAAGGCGTTCGCGCCGGGACGGCTGCCGTTCCCGGTCATGCACGTCGACACCGGCCACAACTTCGACGAGGTCTACCAGGCCCGCGACGAACTCGTCGAGCACTACGGTGCTCGCCTGGTCGTCGCCAAGGTCCAGGACGACATCGACGCGGGCCGGGTGGTGGAGACGATCCCGTCGCGCAACCCGATCCAGACCGTCACGTTGCTGCGCGGTATCCGGGAGAACAAGTTCGACGCAGCGTTCGGCGGCGCCCGCCGCGACGAGGAGAAGGCCCGCGCCAAGGAGCGCGTGTTCTCTTTCCGCGACGAGTTCGGCCAATGGGACCCCAAGGCCCAGCGCCCCGAGCTGTGGAACCTCTACAACGGGCGGCACAACAAGGGTGAGCACATCCGTGCCTTCCCGATCTCCAACTGGACCGAGTTCGACATCTGGTCCTACATCGGCGCCGAGAAGCTCACGCTGCCGTCCATCTACTACGCGCACCAGCGCAAGGTCTTCGAGCGCGACGGCATGCTGCTCGCGGTGCACAAGTATCTGCAGCCCCGCAAGGACGAACCGGTGATCGAGAAGACCGTGCGGTTCCGCACCGTCGGCGATGTCACCTGCACCGGATGTGTGGAGTCCACGGCCGCAACGGTTTCCGAGGTCATCGCCGAAACCGCGATATCCCGGCTCACCGAGCGCGGCGCCACCCGCGCCGATGACCGGATCTCCGAGGCCGGAATGGAAGATCGTAAGCGCGAGGGGTACTTCTGA